The nucleotide window AGGCCGTGCCTCACCGTCGCATCGAACTCAGTCGACCGCCTCATGCGGTTGCCTGCCGACAGCACCGCTGCAAAACCCGCCGTTACGATCAGGCAGTCAACGCACGGCGGCCTTTGCGGCGCCGACTCGACACGATGGATCGCCCGGCCCGGGTGCGCATCCGCA belongs to Mycobacterium basiliense and includes:
- the rpmH gene encoding 50S ribosomal protein L34, which encodes MAKGKRTFQPNNRRRARVHGFRLRMRTRAGRSIVSSRRRKGRRALTA